AACTCCTCGACCGCCTCGGCACGGTGGGCGATGACCGCGGTGGACACTCCGGGGATCTCGCGCACATCATCGATGTCATCATCGTCGACGAGGCCCGACAGCGGTACGGAGATATCGACGGGATAGCGCTGGTCAAGCCCGTGGCTGAGCGTCGCTTTCGTCGACATGCCGCCCACGAGGATCGTCGCCACCAGGGTCACACCGATGATCAGCGCGGTGGCCGTGGCCGCGGTGCGGCGCGGATTGCGCATTGTGTTCAGGGTCGCCAGCTGTCCGGGCACACCCCAGGGGCTGAACAGCACCTCCCCCGTCCATGCAACGACGGGCGGGATGATCTTCGCCGAACTGATGACCAGTCCGGTGACGACGAGTCCTCCTCCCAATGCGCCGCCGAGGACCCAGAGCTGCGCGGTCGATACCGCATAGACGGAGACGATGACGAGCACGACGCCCAGGCCGATGAAGCCGAACCCCACAAGGTGACGGGGCCGGGAGCGGGTGCTGGGCGAGATGGAGGCGTCGAAGGGCTGGAGTGCTTCGAGTGGAGTCACGGCGATGGCGCTGCGAGCCGGCCGGATGGTGGCCACGATCGTCAGCAGAGCACCGACGACGACTCCGCCGACGAGTGCGGAGACGGGAACGGTGAGGGTGTCGTAGGGGAATTCCTCCGGCCAGTAGCGCACGGCCGCAGCCATGAGTCCGCGGCTGACGCCGACTCCCGCGAAGACGCCGAAGATCGACCCGAGCAGTCCGACGAAGAGTCCTTCGGCCACGACGGATCCGTACATCTGCAGGCGGGTGGCGCCGAGGCAGCGCAGCAGCGCGAATTCGCGACGGCGCCCGGCGACGATTACGGAGAAAGTGTTGGAGACGACGAGGATGGCGACGATGACGGAGATTCCGGCGAACACGAGCAGCAGCCCGGTCACGACGGCATTGCCGCCGGAGAGACGATCGGTCTTCGCCGTCACGGCATCGTCCACACTGAGCGCTTCGAGGCTGCCGTTCAGTTCCGTACCGTCGATGATCCTCTGCAGCTGGGCGCGCACCGCTTCCCGGTCCGCACCGTCTTCGAGGGCGATCTGGATGGCGATGACGTCGCCCTGCTGGGCGAAGTACTCCTGATATCCCGAGGACGTGGTCAAAGCCCGAGTGGCGCCGGGAAGGGCGGGATCCTGCCCCATCTCCGCGATGCCGACGACGGAGAAGGTCACGCTGCTCTTGCTCGGACCCCGGTAGATGGGCATATCATCGTTCCCACTCTCCACCGGAACTGCGTCGACGGTGAAGCGGATCTCATCACCGATTCCGACGCCCAGATCGCTTGCTGTGCGGGTGTCGAGGACGAGGTCGGTCGTCGCTTCCGGTCGCTGGCCCGAGACCATGTCGAAGGTGTCGAGCCGTTCATCCGCCGGAACCGGGGACAGCGCAAAGGAGCTCTCTGAGAATGACGCTCCTCGTCCCGTTGTGACCGTGCGGGCCGACAGAGACGCGGTATCCACACCGTCGACCTCGGACAAGGGACCCAGCAGCGGGGAGGCCTCGTCTCCCCCGACGAAGACGTCTCTGCTTGGGACGACTGTGAGGTCGGATTTCTCGAAAGAACGACCGACGGCATGTTCGAGGCTGTCCTGCAGCGAGGAGTTGATGATCAGGGTGGTCGCGACGAATCCCGAAGCCAATGCGATGCCGAGGCCGATTGCGAGGAACCGGGCCCAGTGGATCCGAATCTGTGCGAGGGCGACTGCGATCACAGAGAACTCAGTTCGCTCAGCGCCGTGACCACGCTGTCTCGGGTCGGCTGCCGGACTTCGCCCGTGGCACGTCCGTCCTTGAGGAGGACGACCCGCCCGGCGTGCGATGCCGCCACGGGATCGTGGGTGACCATGATGATCGTCTGCCCGTACAGGGTCGTGGCCCGTCCGAGGAGGGACAGGACCTCCGCACCGGCATGGGAGTCGAGGTTTCCCGTGGGCTCATCGGCGAAGATGACATCCGGTCGGGTCAGCAGCGCACGGGCCACGGCAACTCGCTGCTGCTGACCGCCGGAGAGTTCGTGCGGACGATGCTGGAGACGATCGCCGAGTTCGAGTCGTTCGACGACTTCGGCCTTCCACTCTCGATCGATCTTCTTCCTGGCCAGCGACACCGGCAGTTCGATGTTCTGTTCCGCGCTCAGCGTCGGCACGAGGTTGAAGGCTTGGAAGATGAACCCGACTCGGTCGCGCCGCAGCTGGGTCAGCTGCCGGTCGTTGAGGCGGGTGATGTCTCTGCCGCGCATGATGATCGAACCGGAGTCGACGCGGTCAAGTCCGGCGAGCACGTGCATGAATGTCGACTTCCCAGAGCCGGAGGGTCCCATGATGGCGGTGAAGCGACCCGATTCGAAGTCGACGCTGATGTCGTCGAGGGCGTCGACTGCCGTATCACCGCGGCCGAAGCTCTTGCGCAGGCCCTGCGCGCGGAGGACGATTTCGTCGTCGTCCGTGCTCGTCTGGACGGGCTCATCAGCAGGTTCCGACATCGCATGCCTCAAATCACGGTTCGGGTCTCGTCTCCGACTACCTTAGGTCCTGTCCGCACCGCCGACCACTCGGATCGCAAATGCAGAACCGCCCACCTCAGCAGTTGAGATGGGCGGTATTGTGGTGCCCGCGACAGGATTCGAACCTACGACCTTCTGCTCCGGAGGCAGACGCTCTATCCACTGAGCTACGCGGGCAACGGATGTAACTCTATCACCGTTGGCACCACCGCCCAAAAACGACACCGCGCGCAATCTGCGAACGATTGCACACGGTGTCGTAAGGCTGTGATCAGCGATGTTCGAGCAGATCAGGCGCCCTTCATGGCTTTGCGGCCCGGCACGTACTCCCAGTGCCAGAGCTCATAGGAATTGCGCTTGGCCCAGTCGGGGTTCTCCCACCCGAACTTGTCTGCATTGGCGACGAGCCACTCGTACTGCTGGCCGGTTCCGTTCTGCGTACCCGCACCGAGATCCAGCGCCAGGCCCCAACCGTGGTTGGAGGTTCCCGGACGAGCCGCGAAGCCGGGTTTGCGGGACGCGACGGAGATCTGAGCGTCCAGCGACCGGTAGGAGTCGGTGACGGCGAGGTCCTTGCCGGTGTCCTTCTTGAACGCTGCGTTCATCTTCGCGAACGACACGGCCGCATCGGAGCGCAGCTTGTGGTTGCCCACACCAATCTCGCACAGCCATTCGTCGGGCAGTTCGCCATTGCTCGCGTCGCCTTTCGGCGCGGCTTCGTCACATCCGGGAAGAACCGTCTTCGTGATCGCCCGCGACGCCGCGTCGACCTTGGTCTGCTTGGCGCTCGGAGCACCGATGGTCATCGAGGTCTTGTCGTCTTTGTCGACCTTGATGTCCGCGGAGACTGACTCGGCGTTGATCGCACGCGGCTGGGACTGTGCGGCGGTGTCATCGACCTTGACTTCCTGGTTGCCGCTCATGTTTCCGGCGACCATCACAGCGGCGACGGCGGTGCCGGTGACCGAAACGGTCGCCAGTGCAGAGAACGTCGTGACCTTGCGCCGGCGTACCGACCGAAGCAGCGAACCGTCGGAACCGCGACTGCCGAGCTGTGCCGCAACCAGAGTCGAAGTATGACCCGCGGGGGTCATCGGCCGTGCGGCCTCTTTGGCCATCGCTGCCCGTCGCGGCGAACCCGCAGCGGCGCGGGCCTCGGCGGCCATGGCCGCGCGACGGGGTGAGAGTACTGCGGATGCGGTACTCCGCGACTGCGATGTCGCGCGATGCGCTGAGTTGATCATCGAAACCTGCGAAGAGGCGTTCTGCTTGCGCAGATCACGTCGGCGAACCGGCGGCGCCTCGACGGTCGAGAGCTCACTCGACATAGTGCTCCATACTGTTGGTGATGGCTGTGCGGCGGAGGCCCTCTGCCGGGCGCCCGAAAGCTTATGTCACAACACTATAACGGCATCGTTACAGTATGTCACTTTCAGTTCATACACAGCGTGTGACCAGGCGATTCATCGATTATGTCCGGTCACAACCCACTACAGGCGGTCTACTCCAGGTGTCCCGAATCACTATATCGTTATGAACCGTTACACAGTCGGTCACGAATCGGACTCCACGCTGAACACTGTCTGCCCGGGATCGCCCACTCAGCGCCTCGGCGGCGGTCTCCTCGCGTCAGGAGACCGCCGCCGAGGCGACTGACCAGACTGTTCGGGTCGGGGCCGAAGGCTCAGCTGCGGAAGTCGAATCGTCCCCGTTGCATCGCATCCTGAACCTCGCCCACCAGCTCTTCGAGCACATCCTCGAGGAAGAGGAGGCCGAGCACATGCGCCTGCGAGTCGATGACACGGGCGACATGGATTCCCGCCTTCTGCATCTGCGCCAGAGCCTCTTCGATTTCGTCATCGGCGGTGACCGTGAACAGGGGACGGAAGCGCTTGCTCTGCACTGGGGCATCGAAGGCGTCTTCGGTGTCCGCGTAGAGGACGTCCTTGATGTGGAGGTAGTCCTGCGGATAGCCGTCGTCTCCGACGACGAAGTAGCGAGAGAAGCCCGTCTTCCCGACCAATGTCACAAGCTCGTTCGGAGTCACCTTGTCCGAGATCGTGATGAGCTCGGACATCGGGACCATGATGTCCGAGGCGGTCTTGTCGCTGAACTCGATGGCGCCCTTGAGCAGCCCGGTGTCGTCGCTGAGCAGCCCTTCGCGCTTCGACTCGGCCACGATCGATTCGACCTGCTCGATCGTATAGGCCTCGTTGACCTCGTCACGAGCCTCGATCTTGAACAGATGCAGGACCCCGTTGGCCAAACCGTTGAGGGGACGGATGACGAAGCCGAAGACCCGCGCCAGGAATACCAGAGGAGTCGCCAGCAGCATCACGGCTTGGCCGGACGCCGCCAGGGCCAGGTTCTTCGGCACCATCTCACCGATGACCACATGCAGGTAGGTCACGACGCCGAGTGCCAGGACGAAGGAGATCGTCGAGGACAGTCCGGCGGGTATGCCCAGGCCCTCGAGCGGGCCCGCGAGCAAATGGTGGATGGCCGGTTCGGCCACATTTCCCAGAAGCAGGGAACATACGGTGATGCCGAGCTGGCAGATCGCCAGCATCAGTGACACGTGCTCCATCGCATAGAGCGCTGTCTTCGCTGCGGCAGAACCTTCGGCCGCGCGCGGTTCGACCTGTGAACGTTTGGCCGCGACCACGGCGAATTCGGCGGCGACGAAGAAGGAGTTGCTCAGCAGGAGGACGACCAGCCAGACCAGTCCGAACCAATCGGCGCTCATCGGGAATCACCTCCGGTCTCGAACGCTCCAGCGTCGGCGGCGCGCAGCACCACCCGGAGGCGCTCGATGCGTCGTCCGTGCATCCGTTCGACCACGATGCGGGCATCCTCCGTACGGACCTCGTCACCCGGCTCGGGAATCCGTCCGAGCTCCTTGAGCACGAATCCGGCCAGAGTCTCGTAGTCGGAGTCCTCCGGGATGGTCACACCGACACGCGAGGAGATCTCATCGGGGCGCAGCTGACCGGGCACGATCCAGGAGCCGTCGCGAGCCGGTCGTGCCGCGACACGCATCCGATCATGCTCATCGGCGACCTCACCCACGAGCTCTTCGACGACGTCCTCGAGGGTGACGACTCCGGCAGTGCCGCCGAACTCGTCGACGACCACGGCCATCTGCAGGCCGGTGGCCCGCAGCTCCAGAAGAAGCGGGTCGAGCCGTTGGGTCTCCGGAATCTCACGGACCTCGGTCATCAGCCCTCCTGCGTAGGCGTCATCACGGTTGCCCGGAGGCACAGCGAAGGCCTGTTTGACGTGGACGACGCCGACGATGTGGTCTTTGTCCTCGGCCGCCACGGGGAAACGGGAGAACCCGGTGTCTCGGGCCTGTTCGATGATCTGCCGAGCGGTGGTGTCCTTGTCCACCGTGGACATGCGTGTGCGAGGGGTCATCACGTCTTCGGCGGTGCGCTCGGAGAAGCTCAGGGTCCGCTCCAGCAGCCCTGCCGTCTGTTCGTCGAGCACCCCTTCCTCGGCGGAGTGGCGCACGAGTGAGGTCAGTTCCTCCGGGGAACGCCCCACAGACCCCTCTTCCTGCGGCTCGACGCCCATGGACATGAGGATCTTGTTCGCGGTGCCGTTGAGGACTGCGATGACG
Above is a window of Brevibacterium siliguriense DNA encoding:
- a CDS encoding hemolysin family protein — translated: MEWILLALALLLILGTGVFVAAEFSLLTLDRHTADKAVEDGVFGAKTLRASMTHLSTQLSAAQVGITITTLLTGYLMEPSLGRLLAPLFEAWGVGPGVAAPMALTIALIVSTVGSMIFGELVPKNLAIAVPLATGRIAAPMQYVFSIVFKPVIAVLNGTANKILMSMGVEPQEEGSVGRSPEELTSLVRHSAEEGVLDEQTAGLLERTLSFSERTAEDVMTPRTRMSTVDKDTTARQIIEQARDTGFSRFPVAAEDKDHIVGVVHVKQAFAVPPGNRDDAYAGGLMTEVREIPETQRLDPLLLELRATGLQMAVVVDEFGGTAGVVTLEDVVEELVGEVADEHDRMRVAARPARDGSWIVPGQLRPDEISSRVGVTIPEDSDYETLAGFVLKELGRIPEPGDEVRTEDARIVVERMHGRRIERLRVVLRAADAGAFETGGDSR
- a CDS encoding M15 family metallopeptidase translates to MSSELSTVEAPPVRRRDLRKQNASSQVSMINSAHRATSQSRSTASAVLSPRRAAMAAEARAAAGSPRRAAMAKEAARPMTPAGHTSTLVAAQLGSRGSDGSLLRSVRRRKVTTFSALATVSVTGTAVAAVMVAGNMSGNQEVKVDDTAAQSQPRAINAESVSADIKVDKDDKTSMTIGAPSAKQTKVDAASRAITKTVLPGCDEAAPKGDASNGELPDEWLCEIGVGNHKLRSDAAVSFAKMNAAFKKDTGKDLAVTDSYRSLDAQISVASRKPGFAARPGTSNHGWGLALDLGAGTQNGTGQQYEWLVANADKFGWENPDWAKRNSYELWHWEYVPGRKAMKGA
- a CDS encoding ABC transporter ATP-binding protein produces the protein MSEPADEPVQTSTDDDEIVLRAQGLRKSFGRGDTAVDALDDISVDFESGRFTAIMGPSGSGKSTFMHVLAGLDRVDSGSIIMRGRDITRLNDRQLTQLRRDRVGFIFQAFNLVPTLSAEQNIELPVSLARKKIDREWKAEVVERLELGDRLQHRPHELSGGQQQRVAVARALLTRPDVIFADEPTGNLDSHAGAEVLSLLGRATTLYGQTIIMVTHDPVAASHAGRVVLLKDGRATGEVRQPTRDSVVTALSELSSL
- a CDS encoding hemolysin family protein — protein: MSADWFGLVWLVVLLLSNSFFVAAEFAVVAAKRSQVEPRAAEGSAAAKTALYAMEHVSLMLAICQLGITVCSLLLGNVAEPAIHHLLAGPLEGLGIPAGLSSTISFVLALGVVTYLHVVIGEMVPKNLALAASGQAVMLLATPLVFLARVFGFVIRPLNGLANGVLHLFKIEARDEVNEAYTIEQVESIVAESKREGLLSDDTGLLKGAIEFSDKTASDIMVPMSELITISDKVTPNELVTLVGKTGFSRYFVVGDDGYPQDYLHIKDVLYADTEDAFDAPVQSKRFRPLFTVTADDEIEEALAQMQKAGIHVARVIDSQAHVLGLLFLEDVLEELVGEVQDAMQRGRFDFRS
- a CDS encoding FtsX-like permease family protein, translating into MIAVALAQIRIHWARFLAIGLGIALASGFVATTLIINSSLQDSLEHAVGRSFEKSDLTVVPSRDVFVGGDEASPLLGPLSEVDGVDTASLSARTVTTGRGASFSESSFALSPVPADERLDTFDMVSGQRPEATTDLVLDTRTASDLGVGIGDEIRFTVDAVPVESGNDDMPIYRGPSKSSVTFSVVGIAEMGQDPALPGATRALTTSSGYQEYFAQQGDVIAIQIALEDGADREAVRAQLQRIIDGTELNGSLEALSVDDAVTAKTDRLSGGNAVVTGLLLVFAGISVIVAILVVSNTFSVIVAGRRREFALLRCLGATRLQMYGSVVAEGLFVGLLGSIFGVFAGVGVSRGLMAAAVRYWPEEFPYDTLTVPVSALVGGVVVGALLTIVATIRPARSAIAVTPLEALQPFDASISPSTRSRPRHLVGFGFIGLGVVLVIVSVYAVSTAQLWVLGGALGGGLVVTGLVISSAKIIPPVVAWTGEVLFSPWGVPGQLATLNTMRNPRRTAATATALIIGVTLVATILVGGMSTKATLSHGLDQRYPVDISVPLSGLVDDDDIDDVREIPGVSTAVIAHRAEAVEEFKGSRPEIFVIDPDSAETVLGDAAADIVSGRVTVPEDYRSATVRVKGLNELSVPVHRDGLSSLAFFTTPEVGNDLGISATSTAVLVRLDEDVEVDEITRIRHSVAETLDVSSEEVGGSAVARGAYSELIDVMLAGAVALLFVSVIIALIGVSNTVSLSVIERRRENALMRALGLSIAQLRTLLALEAVLISSVAAVLGLVLGGALGIVGTRLVTHDYSTDLIVDFSSPSFLGILAVAVVAGILSALAPARRASRLSPVEGLKLDF